From Roseateles sp. SL47:
TCTCCAAACAGGGGTCCGCTGGTATGCAGCGCTGTTTCTTGCGCTGTTCCTGGTCTCTGGTGCGATTGTCTGGCCCGTGCTATCGGTGGCTTGGCTATGAAGCCACTCAACACTTTGCTGCAGCGGACACGTTGAACGGCAGCTTTCTGGCATGTCATTCCGGCTAGGCCGATTTCCGCTTCGGGCACGCTGCTGACGCTTGCTTCGCTTGGGCACGCGGCTGCAACGGGGCGACAGCGCCATGCCACCGCTTCGAGCAGCAGACAATCCGGCGCGAGTTGACGGCGAAAGCCGCGGGCTGCAGGTCGGACGACCGCAGCGCCCTCAACACCAGTCGTTGAAGCTGTCAACCGGCCGGGTGCGCCGGCGACTGCTTCATGCCAGGCAGCCTGAACTCGGCGGCCGACCGCCGAAGACGGCAACCGCTGCGGAACCGCCCTCCAGCCCTGATCTCGAACTTCGGCTTTGGGCACTGACCTGCCTCCAAACCGCGGACCGGCAGGCCGTCTTCAGCTTGGTGCCCGCAGCGGTCGCTCGTGTGCTGCGGCTTCGGGTACGCCAAGGCCATCTTTCCGCCGCGTGTTCCGATCGAGACAATGCCGATTCTCGTCCTCGGCGTAGTGCATGCGCGTACCAAGACGGTCGGCCGGGATTCATGTGATCTCACGCCAAATGGGAGTTAACTCGTTGTCGGCGTTCGGGAAACCTGAAATTCCCAACTTCTCTAAGCGTTGACGCTGCAACTCATTTGCAACACAATCAAGGCATGAAGACAGCAATCATCCCGCAGGTGCGCATCGAGCCTCAGCTCCGCGCCGACCTCGACGCCGTCCTGCGCGACGGCGAGACCCTGTCCGAATTCGTCGAATCGACGGTACGCGGCGCGGTGGAGCACCGCCTTGTTCAGCGCGCGTTCGCCTCGCGCGCTGACGAGGCTTGGGCGCGCTTTCAGCGCACCGGCGCCGGCCGGCCGGCTGAAGACGTCATCGCCGACATGCGGACGAGCCTGGAGGTCAGGCGCAAGGAACTTCAAGGCAAGCACCGTCCGGCCGATGCATGACCTACCAGGTCATCTTCGAGACCCAGGCGGATGAAGACCTACTGCGACTGCACGAGCACCTCCTCGAGCGTGCCGAGTACGTCGAAGACCTAGAAATCGCCAATCGCGCCATCGACGCCATCCAGACGGCAGTCCTCGCGTTGGCTGTATCGCCGATGCTATTTCGCAAGCGAAGTGGCGGCGGTCCGCTACGACGCGAGCTCGTCGTTCCGTTCGGGACGACCGGCTACGTCATCGAGTACGAGGTTGCTGGGCCCGACCTGGTCGTCGTGCTGGCCATCCGTCACCAGCGCGAGCAGGACCTTCACTGAGAGAGCCCGGCCGGGAAAGCATCTCCAGGGTCGGCCGGGATTCGTGTGCGTGCCCGCTATGCTCACCGGTCTGAGCCACAGTTGGCGGACCGCTCTGCAGCTGTCGCTGACGGTCGCGGTCGGCGTCCGTACGGCCGCAATGTGTAGAGTCGAGGTGTGGCGCGGTGACTGTAGGTCTGAGCATCGCTGTTGCCGTCCCTTTCGGTTGACGGTGCCCTAAGAGCACTTCTCATAACCCCGTTCTCGCCGCACCTGAAGGCGCGAGCATGTCCGCAGCCTCGGATTGAGGCCGCACAAGCCCGTTTCAGCCATCGAAGCTGGCCGCCAGGCCCCTCATCTCCCGCTTTGCGGGCTCAGCGGGCGCACCTCGCCCTTGGCGGCGCTCAATGCGCCGGCTCATGGGCGGCCAGCCACACCAGCCGCTTGACGTTGTAGGCCACGCACTGGAGCGTGTTCGCCAGTTCATTGCGAGCCAGCGTCGTGGCCCGCACCACCTTGCCACCCAACTGCTGCAGGCCCGCGAACACGTGCTCGCCTCTGGCCCGGATGCGGTTGATGGCCGTGTTGTGTGCATCCAGCCGCTGACGCTTCTGCTGCCCAGGCCGGGCTCTTCTGCCGATGCCGTCTCGCAGTTGCTGCTCTCGCAGCAGGTCCCGGTTGGCCTGGCTGTCATAGCCCCGGTCGGCCAGCACGCGTTTGCCGGTGTTGCTGGGGTCCAGCCCGTCCTTCAAGGTCTGGCCGTCGTCCACATTGGCCGGCGTGACCTTGATCTTGCGGATGAGCTTGTAGCGCGCGTCGCTGTTGGCATGCACCTTGTCGCCGTAGTGGCTCTTGCCGTGCTTCTTCGTCCAGCGGGCGGCGCGGTCGGTGTGGCGCAGCTTCTTGGAGGACCAGCCCTCAGGGGCCTGCCCTTCATTGAGCGCTTCGCGCTCCTCGCTCTTGGTGTGCGTGACCGGCGCCTGCACGATGCTGGCGTCCACGATCTGCCCGCCTCGCGGGATGTAGCCGTGAGCCTGCAGTTGCTGGCTCACGGCCTCGAAGATGGCCCTCCCGCCCAGGCCACCCTGGGCCAGTTGCTGCTTGAAGCGCCACAGCGTGCGTGCGTCCGGGATGTGCAGCTCGCCTGCAAGCCGGCAAAAGTGCTGGAAGCTCATGCGGTCCAGCACCTGGTACTCGCACTCCTCGTCGCTCAAGTTGTACAGCGACTGGATGAACACCAGCCGCACCATGATCTCGGTGGAGTACGGCGGGCGACCACCCTTGCTGCGGTCGGGCCGTGGGCAGGCTGCCTCCACCTGAGCTGCAACTGCTGCGAAGTCCACCAGTTCGTCCATCGCCGCGAGGTTGGCGATGAAGCTGCCCATCTTCTCCTGACGTCGGTCCTGAACGAATAGGTCAGATGAAGCCTGGCGGCGCCAGAAGGCCGAGGGCTTGATGCGGGGTGTGATCATGGCCTGTATGGTGACCGATTCCGGTGTCAGGTGTGAGAGAGGTTTTGAGAAGTGCCCAGAAGGGAGCGTTGGGGGTGAGCGGCAAGGGATACCGTCCCGTCCGGTCGATTCACTGCCGCTGTCGTCAAGTGACATCTTCCAGCGCCACTGCCGCCCGCCATGGTCGCTGACCGCCAGGTCGCTCCAGCCTGGAGGTGCCCTCGCGCAGTCGGATGCGGTGGACACGACCTGGCTTTTGCCCTGGGGGCCCGAGTCGTCGCCCAGTGACCGGCCACTGTGGGCTCAATGTATCCAGACGTATCCAATCCGTGAGGCAGCCCCCAGGGGTTGATGGAGGGGGGCGCGACCGGGCCTTGGCAATTTCGCAGTTGCGCCTCTGAGTCGCAGCCCGCTGAGAGGTGCGCAGGCGACAGGACATCGCCCACTGGGTGCGATGAGAGAACAAGGCCTCGATACGATGCCGATTTGGCGCAGGAGTAGAGTAGAGCGATGGAGTCCCGCTCGGGTCCTGGGCCCGCCAATGGGGGGCTCGGTAAAGTCTTGTTGCCCGGTCAACGGCGCAGCGGCGCCCGGCGTTGGCCCCCTACCGACATGGAGTGTTGAAGATGAAAAAGCTGCTGATTGCCTCTTTGGTGGCAGTGCTGACCGCCTGCCAGACCACCAGCCCCGATGTGATTCAGCGCGGTGATGCGCAGCGCCTGTCCCAGGTGCAGGACGCCACCCTGCTGTCCGTGCGCCCCGTCACGGTGGACGGCAGCCAGAGTGGTGCCGGTGCCGTCACCGGCGGTGTGGTGGGCGCCATTGCCGGCGGCAGCGTCGGCGGCCACCGTGATGGCATGGTGGTGGGCGTGCTGGGCGCCGTCGCCGGTGCCGCGCTGGGCAATGCGGTGGAACGCAGTGCCACGAAGGAAGAAGCGGTTGAGCTGCTGCTGCAGATGCGCAACGGCGAACGTCGGGCCATCGTGCAGGCCAAGGGCAATGAAGCCTGGCAACCCGGCGAGCCGGTGATCCTGGTCACCACGGGCGGCCGCACCCGCGTGATGCGCGCACCGGCCACCACGGGCGCCGCACCGCAGCAGTCCCCGCAGCCCCAATATCAGCAGCCGCAATACAAGCAGTAAACCCGGGTGGACGTGGCGCAACCACGTCCCCACTGCGCTGACCCAAGCCACCGCCCAGCGGTGGCTTTTTCATTTCACGCGCTGCTTTTCCAGCTTGCGGGCCAGGGTTCTGCGGTGCATGCCCAACCGGCGCGCTGTTTCCGAGATGTTGAAGTCGGTGGCGGCCAGGGTTTCGTGGATGCGCTCCCACTCCAGCGTCTTGATCGAGGTGGTGGCACGCTCGGTGACTTCCACCTCGGCATCCCCCTGCGCCCGGGAGAAGGCCGCTTCGATGTCGTCGGTGTTGGCCGGTTTGGCCAGATAGTGACGGGCCCCCAGCTTGATGGCTTCCACCGCCGTCGCAATGCTGGCGTAGCCGGTCAGCACCACGATGACCATCGCGGCATCATGCTCATGCAGCGTCTGCACGCAGGAGAGCCCGGAGCCGCCCGAAGCGAGCTTCAAGTCCACCACCGCATATTCGGGCGTGTCGTCCGGGCCGCGTTCGGACAGCAACTGCTGCACCTGGTCGTGGGTGGACGCCCGCAGCACCGTATATCCCCGCCGTTCGAAGGAACGGGTCAGGGTGCGGGCGAAGGCATCGTCATCCTCAACGATCAGCAGCAGGCGGTCTTCGTCATCAGCCATCATGGGCTGCATTGTCGGCGAGGCCCTGAGGCACCAGTGCGGACAGTGGTAATCGGATCTCGACCTCCGCGCCGCCCCCTTCCTCATTCATGAGGTTTCGGGCCTGCAGATGGCCGCCGAGCGAGCGGATGACATTCAGCGCCAGGAACAGCCCCAGCCCGCCGCCCGGACGCCCCTTGCTGGACTGGTAGGGCTTGCCCAGCCGCTCCAGCATCTCGGGCAGGAAACCAGGGCCGCGGTCACGCACGCACAGCACCAGCTGGTCTTCCTCCGCGAAGGCACGCAGCAGCATCGGCTGGCCGGGCGCGGCCTCCTGGGCGTTGTCCAGGATGTTGTCGATCATCTGCTTCAGGCCCACATCCGAGATGATGTGCAGATCCGGCAGGTCCTGATCCGCCCGGTATTCCAGCCGGCCGGCATGGCGGGTCCGCCGCCAATGCGCGACCAGATCACCCAGGAAGGCATGCAGCGTGGTCAGCGCCGGGGCTTCCCCGCGCATCTCCCCCGCCGACATGAGGATGCCGCTGACGATGGCCTTGCAGCGCTGCAGCTGCACCTGCATTTCTTCGATCTCCTGCCGCAATTCCGGGTCACCGGCGAAAGGCGCCATATGGGCCCAGTCCCCCAGAATCACCGACAGTGTGGACAGCGGCGTGCCCAGTTCATGCGCAGCACCAGACGCCAGCAGGCCCATTCGCACGATGTGTTCTTCTTCCGCCGCCCGCTGCCGCAGGTCGGCCAGGCGCGCATCACGCTGGCGCAGGTTGCCGCTGATGCGATGGATGAAGGTGACCAACAGCGACGCATTGATCGCAAAGCAGATCAGCAGGCCGCCCACATAGTGCGGCGGCAGCGACAGCCCGGCCAGGTCCGGCAGCCGCAACGGCTGATGCCACTGGGTCAGCGCCAGGAAGCAGGCGGCTGTCAGCCAGACCATCGGCCAGATGTAGCGCGCCGGCAGCAGCACGGCGCCCACCGCAATCTGCAGCAGGTAGAGAAACACAAAGGGATTGGTGACGCCGCCGCTGTAGAACAGCTGCCCGCTGAGCACCGCCACATCCACCAGCAGACCGGCAAACAGCTCGGCGTTGCCGACGCTGGGCACCCAGCGGGTGCGGATCCAGCAGGCCAGGTTGAACAGCAGCAGCACCAGCAGCAACGTGAGCATCTCCGCCACCGGCAGATGGATGCCCAGCGTGTAGTGCACCGCCACCACGGTGGCGAACTGGCCGGCCACGGCCAGCCAGCGCAGTTGCACCATCTGCATCAGGTTGGATCGGCCGGCCTGGCTGTCCGGCGCCAGCGCGCCCGACAAGCTGGCCAGGCCCGGCAGGCCGGACAAGCCCATCCAGCGGCTGGACCAGCGGCTGTCCCCAGGCTCCCGGTCAGGACGACGCAGGGGCACGGGGGGCCTTGTCATCCGCATCACCGTCGTCGTCGTCCAGCCGCCCCTCGCGCAAACGGCGGCGCCGCTCGCGCCACAGGTAGATGCTGATGCCCGCCGTCATCGCCGCCATGGCGTACCAGGTCAAGGCATAGGACAGATGGCTGTTGGGAAACTGGACCACGGTGAGCCCGCCGCGGGGCCAGGACTCGGTGGCGGGACTGGGCCGCGTGTCCGCTTCGTCGATGAAATAAGGCGCCAGCGGCCCTTCAAGGGTCTGGGCCCGGCCGATGGCCTCGACATCCCGCGAATACCAGCGTCCCGCCGCCGGATCGTTCTTGCGCAGCAGACTGCCGCCCGGCTCGGTGAGCCGCAGCAGCCCGGTGACCTCGACCTCGCCCTGCGCTTCCGTCGCCGTGCGCGACACCCGGGTCTTGTATTGCGGCGGCACGAAGCCCCGGTTCACCATCACCCAGTTGCCGTCACGGCTGCGCAGCGGCGTGAGCACCCAGTAGCCGGTGCCCAGCACCGTGCTGGCGCCCACCAGCACTTCGCGCGAGTGATCGAATGCGCCGCGCACCACCACGCGGCGGTATTCATCGTCCGCCTTGGAGATGCCCGCCCAGCGGTCCGCCGACGGCGCCAGCACCGGAGGCGCCGACAGCCGCTTCTCGACCCGGGCCATCAGGTCCTGCTTCCAGCCCAGCCGCTGCACCTGCCAGGTCCCCAGCGCGATGAACGCCACAAACAAAAGGGCCGCGCCCAGCTGCAACGCCCAGCGGGCGATGCGGCGGCGCGGCCGTTCTTCCTGAGGCAGGTCAGCCATCAGGGCATGTTGCGCATGTCGTGGACCGGCATCATGTTGCTGTTCAGGTGGAACATGACCCACACCGAGCCAGCCAGCATGATCACCACGATGGCGACGGTGAAGATCAGCGCCAGCATGGACCAGCCGCCTTCCACCTTCGAGTTCATGTGCAGGAAGTAGACCATGTGGACCACGATCTGCACCGCCGCGAAGCCCAGCAGCACCAGCGCCATGGTGCTGGAGGAGGCAATGCCCTTGCCCATCACCAGGGCGAAGGGAATGGCGGTCAGGATGACGGAAAGGATGAACCCGACGACATACCCCTTGACGGTGGCGTGGTAGCCAACGTCGTGGTCATCGTGGTGATCGCCGTGATGATCGTTGTTGTGCTCGCTCATGGCAGCACTCCCATCAGATAAACAAAGGTGAAGACACCGATCCAGACCACGTCCAGGAAGTGCCAGAACATCGACAGGCAGATCAGGCGGCGCTTGTTTTCCTTGGTCAGGCCCAGCTTGGCCACCTGGACCATCAGCACCACCAGCCAGATCGCACCAAAGGTGACGTGCAGGCCGTGGGTGCCCACCAGGGCGAAGAAGGACGACAGGAAAGCGCTGCGCTGCGGGCCGGCCCCTTCATGGATCAGATGCGCGAACTCATACAGTTCCACGCCCAGGAAGCACAGGCCCAGAATGCCGGTGATGGCCAGCCAGCCCAGCACACCGGCCTTCTTGCCCTTGAGCATCGCGATCATCGCGAAGCCGTAGGTGATCGACGACAGCAGCAGGAAGCCGGTGTTGACGGCAACGAGCTTCAGGTCGAAGAGGTCCGCGCCCGACGGGCCGGCCGCATAGCTGCGGCCCAGCACGGCGTAGGTGGCGAAGAGCACCGCGAAGATCAGGCAGTCACTCATCAGGTACAGCCAGAACCCCAGGAGGGTGCCGTGCTGCGGATGGTGATCACCGTTGTCGTAGAACACCGGCGTGCCGGTGTTGTTCGTCATGGTCGTTGCTTGCATGTTGGATTGCTCGCTCGGGTTCAGGCCTGTGCGGCCAGCACCTGGGTGCGGGCTTCTTCCGTGCGGGCCACTTCATCCGCAGGGATGTAGTAGTCGCGCTTGTAGTTGAAGGTGTGGACGATGGCCGTGGCCACCACGGCGAACATGGCAATGCCCGCCACCAGCCACATGTGCCAGATCAGCGCAAAGCCCAGCAGGGTGGACAGCGCGGCGATGATGACACCGGCGCCGGTGTTCTTCGGCATGTGGATCGGCTTGAAGCCGGACACCGGACGCTGGTGGCCGCGGGTCTTCATGTCGAACCAGGCGTCATGGTCGTGCACCACCGGGGTGAAGGCGAAGTTGTACTGCGGCGGGGGCGACGAGGTCGACCACTCCAGCGTACGGCCATTCCACGGGTCACCGGTCACGTCACGCAGCTGGTCGCGCTTGAGGTAGCTCACCACCAGCTGGATCAGGAAGCATCCAATGCCGGCAGCGATCAGCAGCGCACCCAGGGCAGCGACCTGGAACCAGATCTGCAGCGACGGATCGTCGAAGTGGCTCATGCGGCGGGTGACGCCCATCAGGCCCAGCACATACAGCGGCATGAAGGCCACGAAGAAGCCGATCTGCCAGAACCAGAACGAGCACTTGCCCCAGAACGGATCCAGCTTGTAGCCGAAGGCCTTCGGGAACCAGAAGGTGATGCCCGCCAGCAGGCCGAACAGCACGCCGCCGATGATCACGTTGTGGAAGTGGGCGATCAGGAACAGGCTGTTGTGCAGCACGAAGTCGGCCGGCGGAACCGCCAGCAGCACACCGGTCATACCACCGATCACGAAGGTGACCATGAAGCCCACGGTCCAGTACATCGGCACATCGAACTTGATGCGGCCGCGGTACATGGTGAACAGCCAGTTGAAGATCTTCGCACCGGTCGGGATCGAGATGATCATCGTGGTGATGCCGAAGAATGAGTTCACGCTGGCGCCCGAGCCCATGGTGAAGAAGTGGTGCAGCCACACCAGGTACGACAGGATCGTGATCACGACCGTGGCGTAGACCATGGAGGCATAACCGAACAGCTTCTTCTGGCTGAAGGTGGAGGTGATTTCCGAGAAGATGCCAAACGCCGGCAGCACCAGGATGTAGACCTCAGGGTGACCCCAGATCCAGATCAGGTTCACGTACATCATGGCGTTGCCGCCCAGATCGGTCGTGAAGAAGTTGGTGCCGACGTAACGGTCCAGCGACAGCAG
This genomic window contains:
- a CDS encoding ATP-binding protein, with amino-acid sequence MPLRRPDREPGDSRWSSRWMGLSGLPGLASLSGALAPDSQAGRSNLMQMVQLRWLAVAGQFATVVAVHYTLGIHLPVAEMLTLLLVLLLFNLACWIRTRWVPSVGNAELFAGLLVDVAVLSGQLFYSGGVTNPFVFLYLLQIAVGAVLLPARYIWPMVWLTAACFLALTQWHQPLRLPDLAGLSLPPHYVGGLLICFAINASLLVTFIHRISGNLRQRDARLADLRQRAAEEEHIVRMGLLASGAAHELGTPLSTLSVILGDWAHMAPFAGDPELRQEIEEMQVQLQRCKAIVSGILMSAGEMRGEAPALTTLHAFLGDLVAHWRRTRHAGRLEYRADQDLPDLHIISDVGLKQMIDNILDNAQEAAPGQPMLLRAFAEEDQLVLCVRDRGPGFLPEMLERLGKPYQSSKGRPGGGLGLFLALNVIRSLGGHLQARNLMNEEGGGAEVEIRLPLSALVPQGLADNAAHDG
- a CDS encoding YlcI/YnfO family protein translates to MKTAIIPQVRIEPQLRADLDAVLRDGETLSEFVESTVRGAVEHRLVQRAFASRADEAWARFQRTGAGRPAEDVIADMRTSLEVRRKELQGKHRPADA
- the cyoD gene encoding cytochrome o ubiquinol oxidase subunit IV, which codes for MSEHNNDHHGDHHDDHDVGYHATVKGYVVGFILSVILTAIPFALVMGKGIASSSTMALVLLGFAAVQIVVHMVYFLHMNSKVEGGWSMLALIFTVAIVVIMLAGSVWVMFHLNSNMMPVHDMRNMP
- a CDS encoding SURF1 family protein — its product is MADLPQEERPRRRIARWALQLGAALLFVAFIALGTWQVQRLGWKQDLMARVEKRLSAPPVLAPSADRWAGISKADDEYRRVVVRGAFDHSREVLVGASTVLGTGYWVLTPLRSRDGNWVMVNRGFVPPQYKTRVSRTATEAQGEVEVTGLLRLTEPGGSLLRKNDPAAGRWYSRDVEAIGRAQTLEGPLAPYFIDEADTRPSPATESWPRGGLTVVQFPNSHLSYALTWYAMAAMTAGISIYLWRERRRRLREGRLDDDDGDADDKAPRAPASS
- a CDS encoding IS5 family transposase; this encodes MITPRIKPSAFWRRQASSDLFVQDRRQEKMGSFIANLAAMDELVDFAAVAAQVEAACPRPDRSKGGRPPYSTEIMVRLVFIQSLYNLSDEECEYQVLDRMSFQHFCRLAGELHIPDARTLWRFKQQLAQGGLGGRAIFEAVSQQLQAHGYIPRGGQIVDASIVQAPVTHTKSEEREALNEGQAPEGWSSKKLRHTDRAARWTKKHGKSHYGDKVHANSDARYKLIRKIKVTPANVDDGQTLKDGLDPSNTGKRVLADRGYDSQANRDLLREQQLRDGIGRRARPGQQKRQRLDAHNTAINRIRARGEHVFAGLQQLGGKVVRATTLARNELANTLQCVAYNVKRLVWLAAHEPAH
- the cyoC gene encoding cytochrome o ubiquinol oxidase subunit III, translated to MTNNTGTPVFYDNGDHHPQHGTLLGFWLYLMSDCLIFAVLFATYAVLGRSYAAGPSGADLFDLKLVAVNTGFLLLSSITYGFAMIAMLKGKKAGVLGWLAITGILGLCFLGVELYEFAHLIHEGAGPQRSAFLSSFFALVGTHGLHVTFGAIWLVVLMVQVAKLGLTKENKRRLICLSMFWHFLDVVWIGVFTFVYLMGVLP
- a CDS encoding response regulator transcription factor, whose translation is MADDEDRLLLIVEDDDAFARTLTRSFERRGYTVLRASTHDQVQQLLSERGPDDTPEYAVVDLKLASGGSGLSCVQTLHEHDAAMVIVVLTGYASIATAVEAIKLGARHYLAKPANTDDIEAAFSRAQGDAEVEVTERATTSIKTLEWERIHETLAATDFNISETARRLGMHRRTLARKLEKQRVK
- the cyoB gene encoding cytochrome o ubiquinol oxidase subunit I; protein product: MIDLQKLIFGRLSIEAIPYHEPILIGTFAAVALGGLFVLALMTKFKLWGPFWRDWVTSIDHKRIGIMYIVLGIVMLLRGFADALMMRAQQALSFGDNVGFLPPHHYDQVFTAHGVIMIFFVAMPLITGFMNYVVPLQIGARDVAFPFLNNFSFWMTAGGAVLVMLSLFMGEFARTGWLAYPPLSGILASPGVGVDYYLWSLQVAGVGTTLSGINLIATIIKMRAPGMTMMKMPVFTWTSLCSNILIVASFPILTAALALLSLDRYVGTNFFTTDLGGNAMMYVNLIWIWGHPEVYILVLPAFGIFSEITSTFSQKKLFGYASMVYATVVITILSYLVWLHHFFTMGSGASVNSFFGITTMIISIPTGAKIFNWLFTMYRGRIKFDVPMYWTVGFMVTFVIGGMTGVLLAVPPADFVLHNSLFLIAHFHNVIIGGVLFGLLAGITFWFPKAFGYKLDPFWGKCSFWFWQIGFFVAFMPLYVLGLMGVTRRMSHFDDPSLQIWFQVAALGALLIAAGIGCFLIQLVVSYLKRDQLRDVTGDPWNGRTLEWSTSSPPPQYNFAFTPVVHDHDAWFDMKTRGHQRPVSGFKPIHMPKNTGAGVIIAALSTLLGFALIWHMWLVAGIAMFAVVATAIVHTFNYKRDYYIPADEVARTEEARTQVLAAQA
- a CDS encoding type II toxin-antitoxin system RelE/ParE family toxin, whose protein sequence is MTYQVIFETQADEDLLRLHEHLLERAEYVEDLEIANRAIDAIQTAVLALAVSPMLFRKRSGGGPLRRELVVPFGTTGYVIEYEVAGPDLVVVLAIRHQREQDLH